One genomic window of Arvicola amphibius chromosome 4, mArvAmp1.2, whole genome shotgun sequence includes the following:
- the Rnf112 gene encoding RING finger protein 112 isoform X2 encodes MPRPALSVTAFCHRLGKRESKRSFMGNSSNSWSHASFPKLELGLGHRPSPPREPPTCSICLERLREPISLDCGHDFCIQCFSTHRVPGSEPPCCPECRKICKQKKGLRSLGERMKLLPQRPLPPALQETCAVRAERLLLVRINASGGLILRMGAINRCLKHPLARDTPVCLLAVLGEQHSEKYFLLDHLLRGLPNLESGDNGRPRAEGSLPGIRWGANGLTRGIWMWSHPFLLGKEGKKVAVFLVDTGDVMSPELSRETRIKLCALTMMLSSYQILNTSQELKDTDLGYLEMFVHVAEVMGKHYGMVPIQHLDLLVRDSSHHNKSGQGHVGDILQKLSGKYPKVQELLLGKRARCYLLPAPERQWSSKGQASPRGNTEDDFSHLFRAYISDVLSTAPQHAKSRCQGYWSEGRAIARGDRRLLTGQQLAQEIKNLSGWMGKTGPSFSSPEEMAAQLHDLRKVEAAKKEFEEYVRQQDIATKRIFSALRVLPDTMRNLLSTQKDAILARHGVALLCKEREQTLEALEAELQAEAKAFMDSYTMRFCGHLAAVGGAVGAGLMGLAGGVVGAGMAAAALAAEAGMVAAGAAVGATGAAVVGGGVGAGLAATVGCMEREEDERVQGGDREPLLQEE; translated from the exons ATGCCGAGGCCCGCTCTGTCAGTCACTGCTTTTTGTCATCGGCTCGGCAAACGG GAGAGCAAACGAAGCTTCATGGGAAACAGCAGCAACAGTTG GTCTCATGCATCATTCCCCAAGCTGGAGCTGGGCCTGGGACACCGTCCCTCCCCACCCCGGGAGCCGCCTACCTGCTCCATCTGTCTGGAAAGGCTTCGAGAGCCCATCTCACTGGACTGtggccatgacttctgcatcCAGTGCTTCAGCACGCATCGCGTCCCAGgctctgagccaccatgctgCCCTGAGTGCCGGAAAATCTGCAAGCAGAAGAAGGGCCTCCGCAGTCTAGGGGAGAGGATGAAGCTCCTGCCACAGCGGCCGCTGCCCCCTGCACTGCAG gAGACCTGTGCCGTGAGGGCAGAGCGGCTGCTATTGGTACGTATCAATGCCTCTGGAGGCCTCATCCTCAGAATGGGGGCCATAAACCGCTGCCTGAAGCATCCATTGGCCAGGGACACACCTGTCTGTTTACTTGCTGTACTGGGAGAGCAGCACTCAGAAAAGTACTTCCTCCTGGACCACTTGCTCAGAGGTTTACCAAACCTG GAATCTGGTGACAATGGCAGGCCCAGGGCAGAGGGGTCTCTGCCTGGGATCAGATGGGGTGCCAATGGCCTTACTAGGGGCATCTGGATGTGGAGTCATCCCTTCCtgctgggaaaagaagggaagaag GTGGCTGTGTTCTTAGTGGACACAGGAGATGTCATGAGCCCGGAACTGAGCAGGGAGACAAGGATCAAGCTCTGTGCTCTCACCATGATGCTCAGCTCCTACCAG ATCCTGaacacctcccaagagctgaagGACACAGACCTGGGCTATCTAGAG ATGTTCGTTCACGTGGCTGAGGTGATGGGCAAGCATTATGGGATGGTGCCAATCCAG CATCTGGACCTCTTAGTTCGTGACTCTTCCCATCACAATAAGTCAGGGCAGGGGCACGTGGGTGACATACTCCAG AAGCTGTCCGGCAAATACCCCAAGGTCCAGGAGCTGCTCCTAGGGAAACGGGCCCGCTGTTACCTCTTGCCTGCTCCTGAGAGGCAGTGGTCAAGCAAAGGTCAAGCAAGCCCAAGAGGCA ACACAGAAGATGACTTCTCTCACCTCTTCCGGGCCTACATCTCGGATGTGCTGAGCACAGCACCTCAGCACGCTAAGAGCCGCTGCCAGGGGTACTGGAGTGAGGGGCGTGCCATAGCCAGAGGGGACAGACGCCTGCTCACAGGGCAGCAGCTAGCACAGGAGATCAAG AACCTCTCAGGTTGGATGGGGAAGACTGGGCCCAGTTTTAGCTCTCCAGAAGAG ATGGCTGCTCAGCTCCATGACCTGAGGAAAGTGGAAGCTGCCAAGAAGGAGTTTGAGGAGTATGTGAGGCAGCAG GACATAGCCACTAAGCGCATCTTCTCTGCACTCCGAGTCCTGCCCGATACCATGCGGAACCTCCTCTCTACCCAGAAGGACGCCATCTTGGCCCGCcatggtgtggccttgttgtgcAAGGAGAGAGAGCAGACCTTGGAGGCCCTGGAAGCTGAGCTGCAGGCGGAGGCCAAGGCCTTTATGGACTCCTACACAATGCGCTTCTGTGGCCACCTGGCCGCAGTGGGGGGCGCAGTAGGCGCAGGGCTCATGGGCCTGGCAGGGGGTGTGGTGGGTGCAGGCATGGCAGCGGCAGCACTGGCTGCTGAAGCTGGAATGGTGGCAGCTGGGGCAGCGGTGGGGGCCACTGGGGCTGCTGTAGTTGGGGGTGGTGTGGGTGCCGGCCTGGCTGCTACCGTTGGCTgcatggagagggaggaagacgAGAGGGTACAAGGAGGGGACCGAGAGCCCCTTCTCCAGGAAGAATAA
- the Rnf112 gene encoding RING finger protein 112 isoform X3: MPRPALSVTAFCHRLGKRESKRSFMGNSSNSWSHASFPKLELGLGHRPSPPREPPTCSICLERLREPISLDCGHDFCIQCFSTHRVPGSEPPCCPECRKICKQKKGLRSLGERMKLLPQRPLPPALQETCAVRAERLLLVRINASGGLILRMGAINRCLKHPLARDTPVCLLAVLGEQHSEKYFLLDHLLRGLPNLESGDNGRPRAEGSLPGIRWGANGLTRGIWMWSHPFLLGKEGKKVAVFLVDTGDVMSPELSRETRIKLCALTMMLSSYQILNTSQELKDTDLGYLEMFVHVAEVMGKHYGMVPIQHLDLLVRDSSHHNKSGQGHVGDILQKLSGKYPKVQELLLGKRARCYLLPAPERQWSSKGQASPRDTEDDFSHLFRAYISDVLSTAPQHAKSRCQGYWSEGRAIARGDRRLLTGQQLAQEIKNLSGWMGKTGPSFSSPEEMAAQLHDLRKVEAAKKEFEEYVRQQDIATKRIFSALRVLPDTMRNLLSTQKDAILARHGVALLCKEREQTLEALEAELQAEAKAFMDSYTMRFCGHLAAVGGAVGAGLMGLAGGVVGAGMAAAALAAEAGMVAAGAAVGATGAAVVGGGVGAGLAATVGCMEREEDERVQGGDREPLLQEE, encoded by the exons ATGCCGAGGCCCGCTCTGTCAGTCACTGCTTTTTGTCATCGGCTCGGCAAACGG GAGAGCAAACGAAGCTTCATGGGAAACAGCAGCAACAGTTG GTCTCATGCATCATTCCCCAAGCTGGAGCTGGGCCTGGGACACCGTCCCTCCCCACCCCGGGAGCCGCCTACCTGCTCCATCTGTCTGGAAAGGCTTCGAGAGCCCATCTCACTGGACTGtggccatgacttctgcatcCAGTGCTTCAGCACGCATCGCGTCCCAGgctctgagccaccatgctgCCCTGAGTGCCGGAAAATCTGCAAGCAGAAGAAGGGCCTCCGCAGTCTAGGGGAGAGGATGAAGCTCCTGCCACAGCGGCCGCTGCCCCCTGCACTGCAG gAGACCTGTGCCGTGAGGGCAGAGCGGCTGCTATTGGTACGTATCAATGCCTCTGGAGGCCTCATCCTCAGAATGGGGGCCATAAACCGCTGCCTGAAGCATCCATTGGCCAGGGACACACCTGTCTGTTTACTTGCTGTACTGGGAGAGCAGCACTCAGAAAAGTACTTCCTCCTGGACCACTTGCTCAGAGGTTTACCAAACCTG GAATCTGGTGACAATGGCAGGCCCAGGGCAGAGGGGTCTCTGCCTGGGATCAGATGGGGTGCCAATGGCCTTACTAGGGGCATCTGGATGTGGAGTCATCCCTTCCtgctgggaaaagaagggaagaag GTGGCTGTGTTCTTAGTGGACACAGGAGATGTCATGAGCCCGGAACTGAGCAGGGAGACAAGGATCAAGCTCTGTGCTCTCACCATGATGCTCAGCTCCTACCAG ATCCTGaacacctcccaagagctgaagGACACAGACCTGGGCTATCTAGAG ATGTTCGTTCACGTGGCTGAGGTGATGGGCAAGCATTATGGGATGGTGCCAATCCAG CATCTGGACCTCTTAGTTCGTGACTCTTCCCATCACAATAAGTCAGGGCAGGGGCACGTGGGTGACATACTCCAG AAGCTGTCCGGCAAATACCCCAAGGTCCAGGAGCTGCTCCTAGGGAAACGGGCCCGCTGTTACCTCTTGCCTGCTCCTGAGAGGCAGTGGTCAAGCAAAGGTCAAGCAAGCCCAAGAG ACACAGAAGATGACTTCTCTCACCTCTTCCGGGCCTACATCTCGGATGTGCTGAGCACAGCACCTCAGCACGCTAAGAGCCGCTGCCAGGGGTACTGGAGTGAGGGGCGTGCCATAGCCAGAGGGGACAGACGCCTGCTCACAGGGCAGCAGCTAGCACAGGAGATCAAG AACCTCTCAGGTTGGATGGGGAAGACTGGGCCCAGTTTTAGCTCTCCAGAAGAG ATGGCTGCTCAGCTCCATGACCTGAGGAAAGTGGAAGCTGCCAAGAAGGAGTTTGAGGAGTATGTGAGGCAGCAG GACATAGCCACTAAGCGCATCTTCTCTGCACTCCGAGTCCTGCCCGATACCATGCGGAACCTCCTCTCTACCCAGAAGGACGCCATCTTGGCCCGCcatggtgtggccttgttgtgcAAGGAGAGAGAGCAGACCTTGGAGGCCCTGGAAGCTGAGCTGCAGGCGGAGGCCAAGGCCTTTATGGACTCCTACACAATGCGCTTCTGTGGCCACCTGGCCGCAGTGGGGGGCGCAGTAGGCGCAGGGCTCATGGGCCTGGCAGGGGGTGTGGTGGGTGCAGGCATGGCAGCGGCAGCACTGGCTGCTGAAGCTGGAATGGTGGCAGCTGGGGCAGCGGTGGGGGCCACTGGGGCTGCTGTAGTTGGGGGTGGTGTGGGTGCCGGCCTGGCTGCTACCGTTGGCTgcatggagagggaggaagacgAGAGGGTACAAGGAGGGGACCGAGAGCCCCTTCTCCAGGAAGAATAA
- the Rnf112 gene encoding RING finger protein 112 isoform X1, whose amino-acid sequence MPRPALSVTAFCHRLGKRESKRSFMGNSSNSWLFPREEAQGWMGQAVQGGTRTSRSHASFPKLELGLGHRPSPPREPPTCSICLERLREPISLDCGHDFCIQCFSTHRVPGSEPPCCPECRKICKQKKGLRSLGERMKLLPQRPLPPALQETCAVRAERLLLVRINASGGLILRMGAINRCLKHPLARDTPVCLLAVLGEQHSEKYFLLDHLLRGLPNLESGDNGRPRAEGSLPGIRWGANGLTRGIWMWSHPFLLGKEGKKVAVFLVDTGDVMSPELSRETRIKLCALTMMLSSYQILNTSQELKDTDLGYLEMFVHVAEVMGKHYGMVPIQHLDLLVRDSSHHNKSGQGHVGDILQKLSGKYPKVQELLLGKRARCYLLPAPERQWSSKGQASPRGNTEDDFSHLFRAYISDVLSTAPQHAKSRCQGYWSEGRAIARGDRRLLTGQQLAQEIKNLSGWMGKTGPSFSSPEEMAAQLHDLRKVEAAKKEFEEYVRQQDIATKRIFSALRVLPDTMRNLLSTQKDAILARHGVALLCKEREQTLEALEAELQAEAKAFMDSYTMRFCGHLAAVGGAVGAGLMGLAGGVVGAGMAAAALAAEAGMVAAGAAVGATGAAVVGGGVGAGLAATVGCMEREEDERVQGGDREPLLQEE is encoded by the exons ATGCCGAGGCCCGCTCTGTCAGTCACTGCTTTTTGTCATCGGCTCGGCAAACGG GAGAGCAAACGAAGCTTCATGGGAAACAGCAGCAACAGTT ggctcttccccagggaagaagctCAAGGCTGGATGGGCCAGGCTGTGCAGGGAGGGACCAGGACAAGCAG GTCTCATGCATCATTCCCCAAGCTGGAGCTGGGCCTGGGACACCGTCCCTCCCCACCCCGGGAGCCGCCTACCTGCTCCATCTGTCTGGAAAGGCTTCGAGAGCCCATCTCACTGGACTGtggccatgacttctgcatcCAGTGCTTCAGCACGCATCGCGTCCCAGgctctgagccaccatgctgCCCTGAGTGCCGGAAAATCTGCAAGCAGAAGAAGGGCCTCCGCAGTCTAGGGGAGAGGATGAAGCTCCTGCCACAGCGGCCGCTGCCCCCTGCACTGCAG gAGACCTGTGCCGTGAGGGCAGAGCGGCTGCTATTGGTACGTATCAATGCCTCTGGAGGCCTCATCCTCAGAATGGGGGCCATAAACCGCTGCCTGAAGCATCCATTGGCCAGGGACACACCTGTCTGTTTACTTGCTGTACTGGGAGAGCAGCACTCAGAAAAGTACTTCCTCCTGGACCACTTGCTCAGAGGTTTACCAAACCTG GAATCTGGTGACAATGGCAGGCCCAGGGCAGAGGGGTCTCTGCCTGGGATCAGATGGGGTGCCAATGGCCTTACTAGGGGCATCTGGATGTGGAGTCATCCCTTCCtgctgggaaaagaagggaagaag GTGGCTGTGTTCTTAGTGGACACAGGAGATGTCATGAGCCCGGAACTGAGCAGGGAGACAAGGATCAAGCTCTGTGCTCTCACCATGATGCTCAGCTCCTACCAG ATCCTGaacacctcccaagagctgaagGACACAGACCTGGGCTATCTAGAG ATGTTCGTTCACGTGGCTGAGGTGATGGGCAAGCATTATGGGATGGTGCCAATCCAG CATCTGGACCTCTTAGTTCGTGACTCTTCCCATCACAATAAGTCAGGGCAGGGGCACGTGGGTGACATACTCCAG AAGCTGTCCGGCAAATACCCCAAGGTCCAGGAGCTGCTCCTAGGGAAACGGGCCCGCTGTTACCTCTTGCCTGCTCCTGAGAGGCAGTGGTCAAGCAAAGGTCAAGCAAGCCCAAGAGGCA ACACAGAAGATGACTTCTCTCACCTCTTCCGGGCCTACATCTCGGATGTGCTGAGCACAGCACCTCAGCACGCTAAGAGCCGCTGCCAGGGGTACTGGAGTGAGGGGCGTGCCATAGCCAGAGGGGACAGACGCCTGCTCACAGGGCAGCAGCTAGCACAGGAGATCAAG AACCTCTCAGGTTGGATGGGGAAGACTGGGCCCAGTTTTAGCTCTCCAGAAGAG ATGGCTGCTCAGCTCCATGACCTGAGGAAAGTGGAAGCTGCCAAGAAGGAGTTTGAGGAGTATGTGAGGCAGCAG GACATAGCCACTAAGCGCATCTTCTCTGCACTCCGAGTCCTGCCCGATACCATGCGGAACCTCCTCTCTACCCAGAAGGACGCCATCTTGGCCCGCcatggtgtggccttgttgtgcAAGGAGAGAGAGCAGACCTTGGAGGCCCTGGAAGCTGAGCTGCAGGCGGAGGCCAAGGCCTTTATGGACTCCTACACAATGCGCTTCTGTGGCCACCTGGCCGCAGTGGGGGGCGCAGTAGGCGCAGGGCTCATGGGCCTGGCAGGGGGTGTGGTGGGTGCAGGCATGGCAGCGGCAGCACTGGCTGCTGAAGCTGGAATGGTGGCAGCTGGGGCAGCGGTGGGGGCCACTGGGGCTGCTGTAGTTGGGGGTGGTGTGGGTGCCGGCCTGGCTGCTACCGTTGGCTgcatggagagggaggaagacgAGAGGGTACAAGGAGGGGACCGAGAGCCCCTTCTCCAGGAAGAATAA